Proteins from a single region of Anthonomus grandis grandis chromosome 10, icAntGran1.3, whole genome shotgun sequence:
- the LOC126741337 gene encoding uncharacterized protein LOC126741337: MESNTFDELLSLMRPYLSKQDTAMRQSILADERLIATLRFLATGRSNEDLKFTTGISAQALGRIIPETCKALYEVLHKDYLKMPSSEDDWRIVAEGFNSQWQIPNCGGAIDGKHIRIFPPPNTGAFYYNYKNFYSIVLMAIVNAEYEFLYVDVGKNGRLSDGGVLGYTTFFRHLISDRLNLPHITETTANLNFVFIGDEAFALHFAIF; encoded by the exons aTGGAGAGCAATACGTTTGATGAACTTCTGAGTTTAATGCGACCATATCTTAGTAAACAAGATACTGCAATGAGACAAAGTATACTTGCCGATGAACGACTTATTGCCACTCTTCGTTTTCTTGCTACTGGACGTAGTAATGAAGATCTTAAGTTCACTACAGGAATATCTGCTCAAGCTTTAGGACGCATCATACCCGAAACATGCAAGGCTCTATATGAGGTATTACATAAGGATTACTTGAAG ATGCCGTCAAGTGAAGACGATTGGAGAATCGTTGCTGAAGGCTTTAACTCACAATGGCAGATACCAAACTGTGGAGGCGCCATCGATGGAAAACACATTCGCATATTTCCGCCACCAAATACAGGCGCattttattataactataagaaCTTTTATAGTATTGTGTTAATGGCGATCGTGAACGCAGAATATGAGTTCTTGTATGTTGATGTTGGTAAAAATGGTCGACTATCAGATGGTGGAGTACTAGGATACACGACGTTTTTCAGACATTTAATTTCAGATCGACTTAATTTGCCTCATATTACGGAAACTACTGCAAATTTAAACTTTGTGTTTATAGGAGATGAAGCATTTGCTTTACATTTtgccatattttaa